The Primulina eburnea isolate SZY01 chromosome 12, ASM2296580v1, whole genome shotgun sequence genome includes the window ATCAATGCATGTGGTAAATTTACATTGGTTTAAGAAAAAATGTTACAGAAGTTTCTTATAGTGTACAAGGCACATCTTGTGAATTGAGTGGTCTAACTCTACATCTATTTATTTTCTCTGAAAACACAAACGCAGGCTGCCAAGGGAGCACAAATGCAAGGGGCGGGGAAAATAATCGGGATCGATATAAACGATTTGAAGGAGGAGAAAGGAAAAGCTTTCGGGATCACAGACTTCATCAACCCCAAAAGTTCAGGTAAATCTGTATCCGACTTGATCAAAGATGCTACAGGGGGCCTTGGAGTCGATTACTGCTTCGAGTGCACTGGAGTGCCAGAATTGCTCAATGAAGCCGTCGATGGTTCAAAAGTGGTATGTATGAGACCACCCACCCTCTGCATATGTGAGTTAGTATTTGAAATATATGTCCAGTAATAATAAAAGAGTAATTTGTTATGAATCAACAGGGGCTAGGGACGACGGTGCTCATCGGCGCAGGACTGAAGACGAGTGGCGAGCTCAAATACATTCCGCTCTTGTGTGGTAGGACTGTGAAGGGTTCAATCTATGGAGGAGTAAGGCCTCAATCAGACCTCCCAAAAATAGTAGAAAATTGTATCAACAAGGTAAAAATTTATTCATTTGTTACTTATTCAAGATTTTTGTGACATGTCATGTAAATCGTGGGGGAataaattgtaatttttttgtgCAGGAATTTAATCTTGATGAGCTGATAACTCATGAGGTTTCACTTGAAGAGATTAACAAAGGGTTCGAGTACATGATGCATCCCAAGAGTGTTAAAGTTGTGATTAAATTTTAGATGAAATTGGGAAAATGAGTTTGGGGTTGGAAAGTTTGAAAGTAACATGAGAAAGAAGAACATGTGTTTAAGTTTTATAATTGAtacaaaataatacttttataaTTGAAATTTCGATGCTTATATCATGCGTTACTTTTTTGtgttatttataaataattatgatatatatatatatatttctatgCATACAAATAAAACATTAAGATTAGATATGTCAAAACGGGCTAACGGGTTGGGCCAACTTGCAACCTGCCATTAGATGGGGCGGGGCGGGAAACAGTTAGACGACgatgaaatatttatgttttagGATAACGAAGAAGATGTTTTCAAGTTTAAGAacttattttagttattttatttcaattttaattaaGTTGTAAAACATTTTCACTATTCATTTTGTTCTTGAGAATTTTGTAATGACGAGTTATTCATGAATCATTTATGAaatgaaattatttgatttatatcgaATTAAGATGCTTGTTGTTTTACGGATTTTATTTGTCAAAAAAGTCAGTGTTGAACGATTCGGTCGCTGGCGGGCATGACAATCCCAGCTAACGTAGATCGATATTTATTTATATCATGATCACTTAGTTCTACGAGTCGAAATCTTGGAAGTAACACAAACAAACTCGAGGTAAAGTTATGTTTTGTTCATGCTTTGTCCATTCCATCCAAAAGCTTTTAATAGTTTGAAATTGCTTTAAACTAATGACAATTTTTTTGCAATAAACTAATTACATTTTTCCATCTAATATTTGTGATTGTTTCCAATGCATCACATATATCGCTAAGAAATATGTGTATTTCAAACGTGTTTTAGAGGCCATGAAAACCAGTAGAGCAAGGATTCcacaaataaaaacaaacatgtaATATGTGGCATGTTTTagatgtttgtaaatttttttacaattattttaatttttatttaaataagaataatgtaaaaattaataaagagAGGTGATGTAATTTGAAATGATGACATGTCGTTGTTTGAATTGATTATATTAAATGAATGTAACACCATTATTGTGAAGATTACTCATAACTAGGAGTATAAACAAATTGAACATGTTAGCAAACTTTTCGGACCCTGCTCGAAAATTATTCGAtttgtatttaaaataatcgAATCGATCGTCAAACTTGAACATGTTCAAATTTTTTTCGAATCGAAATCAATTCGAAATTATTTTGTCTGAAAGTTCATGAGCCGCTCGTAAACTTTTATTGTATATATTTAttacataatatataaaattttatataataattcaaCTATAATGCTTGTACTCTGGAGACCTAGTGGTTATGTAACCCATAACCGAACTAGATCTCTTCCACGTGGAAGAGCTTGTCTAAGATGGTACTTGAAAATCTGGCGCTCGAACATGGATGTCATTTTTGTGTGGTGCTTCGAGTACGATCTGAGATTTGAGTATGAATTACAATGGGAGAGAGTAATCACTACTGTGTAAATTGTTGGAAGTAAGATGGCAAAGGCCACCGAGGAGATAGCACCTCTTTGGGGAGTGTTGTTTGTAAAAGTTCGATCTCGATTCGATTCGAAAAATATTCCAGCTCGTATTCACGAAATTGGAGCCATTATCCAAAATTTTAACTTCGAATCAAACTTTTAATACGTTTATTCGAATTCGAATACGTCTCTAATAAAATCTCtctaataaaataaaacatttttttttatctcaatGTAGCCCTTATATGATATAAATAatacacttttgtttttatttgatttttgttgtgaaaaagtaaaaatttatggtaaaaagtaaaaatctcaaacactcaaaatttaccaaactacacactttataatatttttctctctactcaattgtgattttcttcacaaatgagagatctatttatagagtttcattacacataatccaaaaaataaaatacatcattacctacatcatcacacacaaatttctaattttacaactcttattttcaacattcaaatattcaactattacttttcaatattcaaatcatttattttcaacactcccccttgtgatgatgatcatgatacgatgatgtcttcattacgtgttttctactgcctcgttaaaaaccttacttggaaaaacccattgggataaaaaccatagtaagggaaaaagagtgcagtcacgtaaactctccctgatgttgacatgaacaattcttcacaaatttcgtagattgcgcatcccaatattaaatatgtgctttctgaatattgacgtaggaagttcctttgtgaagagatctgatgagttttcacttgattgaatgtgacgaacatcaatacatttattcttctctagCTCCTTgctgaatgcgaagaacttaggaggaatatgtttagttctgtcgctttttatgtatccttctttcatttgagcaacacatgcagcattatcttcatatagtatcacatgcttctcatcgaatgataatccgcatgaaatttggatatgttgggtcattgattttaaccacacacattcacgacttgcttcatgtagtgcaataatctcggcatgatttgatgaagttgttacgagcgtttgtttctgtgaacgccaagatattgcagtgcctccacgagtaaatacacatccagtttgggaacgtgccttgtgtggatcagataagtatccggcatcagcataaccaattatacttggattagcatcttttgaatacaaaagtcccaagtatgtcgttcctcgtagataacggaatatatgtttaattccgttccagtgtctctttgttggatatgtgctaaatcttgccaacagattcacggcaaaagatatatcagcccttgtacaatttgtaaggtacataagggcaccgatgacacttagatatggtacttctggaccaagaatatcttcatcatcttcacatggacggaatggatcattttctatgtttaatgatctaacaaccattggagtacttaaaggatttgctttatccatattaaaacgtttaaggatattttctgtataatttgtctggtgaacaaacattccacattctttttgttcaatttgtaaacccagacaatacttggtttttccaagatccttcatttcaaattcttccttcaagtatgacacaacttcttgaattttcttattcgttccaatgatgtttaaatcatcaacatatacagcaataattacgcatccggatgttgttttcttaaagaaaacacaagggcatattgaattatttacatatccttttttcatcaagtgatcacttagtcgattataccacattcgacctgattgctttaacccatataatgatctttgtaattttacagaataacattctctgggttttgaactttgtgcttcaggcatcttaaatccttcagggattttcatatatatatattactatcaagtgatccatataagtaagctgtaacaacatccataagacgcatttctaaattttcagatactgcCAATCTAATCAAATAcagaaacgtaattgcatccatcacaggagaatacgtttcttcataatcaattccaggcctttgagaaaaaccttgtgcaacaagtcgagctttatatcttactatttcattttctcatttcgctttcgaataaaaacccatttgtatccaacaggttttacacctttaggtgtaaggactataggtccaaaaacattacgtttatttagcgaatccaattcaacctggatggcatctttccattttatccaatcctgccgatttttacattcaccaaaagattttggttcatgatcttcattatcatttatgatgtcgattgccacattataagaaaatatatcatcaatttcttctatatcttttcggttccatatttttctagtattaatgtaattgatagagatgtcatgattctcgtcagtttgtggttctgacagaacattttcatcatcatgtgtttcttcaggaacaccattctctattttgtgatcatcatgtgtttcttcggaaacatcattctttattttgtgatcatcgtgtttctctatgaattttctttttcgaggatttttatccttggaaccgaccgGCCTTCCATGCTttaggcgtttaatgacatcatgagtatcttccatttgtttctttggaatttcaattcgagcaggggcatttgcagcatgtatatatgatttagttaccccttttgtgtctgcaaatgcatctggtatttgatttgctattctttgcaagtgtacaatttgttgtacatctttttcacattgttttgttcttggatccagatgtaacaatgatgatacataccatgtaatttccttttcggtatgtttctgttctccccctaacattgggaagatttcctcattaaaatgacaatcagcaaaacgtgctgtgaacacgtcgcctgtctgaggttcaagatatcgaattattgatggactatcataaccgatataaattccaacatttctttgaggtcccattttctttcgttgtggtggtgcaataggcacatacaccatacatccaaaaattctcagatgagaaatgtctggttctttaccaaatgaaAGCTGTAATggagagtatttatgatatgcacttggtctgatgcgaattaatgaagcagcatgtaaaattgcatgtccccatatagaaatagggagctttgttttcataataatTGGTCTAGCattcatttgcagacgtttaatcaatgattcatccaatccattctgtgtatgtacatgagcaacaggatgctcaacaatgattcccatagacatacaataatcattgaaagtctgggaagtaaattcaccagcattatcaagtctaattttcttgattgtataatcgggaaactgattcctcaattttattatttgagcaagtaatcttgcaaatgcaacatttcgagttgacaataaacatatatgtgaccatctgctggaggcatcaatcaataccataaagtatctgaatgttccacatggtggatggattggtccacaaatatcatcctgaatacgttcaagaaacaatggtgattcagtttggattttgactggtgatggtcttataataagttttccaagagaacatgctttacattgaaacttattattctgaaagatcttctggtctttcagtggatgaccatgtgtattttctataattcttcgcatcattgttgaaccaggatgtcccaatcgatcatgccaattggttaatatcgaagaattatcaactaccatgtttgattcaatgggacttatatgtgtataatgcaatccagtagggagcattggtagtttttcaatcacatatttctttcctgatttatatgtgataaggcacatatatttctcattcccttcattcattgtttgagtatcatacccatgggaatatatatcattaaaactcaacaaatttcttttcgattgtggtgaatataaagcagcATTGATCAAAaaatttgtaccattaggtaacaaaaattgtgctttaccacatcctttaatcaagtctacaggacctgatattgtattcaccgttgtttttgttggttttagttccaagaaatatcttttatctcggaggatagtgtgcgttgtaccactatcggatatgcaaacttcagttttgctcataacatttttcatatttgaacttcaaaaaaatatgcaatgaaataaattactgacaatatatatttaaatataacacatatcataattatacaataaaacattattctatgaatacatgaaaaataaattattgtacatttatattctaccattatattgttcattttcagagaaattattgagaaaatctgtagcatcaaaattgttcatttctatcccaccaacatgttgatcattttcagagaaatcattcataaaatcaccagcatcaaaatgagttgaatcactcaaacggtcactgcgtttaatgaagttggtctccttttctttcccctttaatgattctttataaagtttacaaaggtgctcagggactcgacaaactttggattaatgtcctggagtaccacatctgtaacaagaactttcatatctttttgagtgattttcattaacacttgtattctcatgatgccttttctgtggatggtttgggacgctcttttgagatgagttataaaaatgactatctctattattttcaaaaccacggccgcgtccacgaccacgaccaattccaagtccacgtccacgacctcgacctcgacctcgaccaaaatcttgtctttgaatttgattttgattccgaggtttaaattcatttttacttatagcatttacttctggaaatgctgttgatccagtgggtcgggactgatgatttctcattaatagctcgttgttttttTCCGCCATAAGAAGACAGGAGATGAGCTCAGAATATCTTCCAAATctacgtactctatattgttgttatagagtaatatttgatgcatgaaacgtggaaaatgttttttcaagcatctcagattctgtgacctcatgtccacaaaattttgagctgcgagattattcgatacatcgctgaattataatcactgactttcttaaaatcttggaatcttaacatattccattcatcacggACGGTCgtaagtataacttcccttatatgttcaaatctttctttcaatcctttccacaaagccatgagatttttttcagtcagatattcacattttaatccctcgtcgagatgtcgacgtaaaaatatcatggctcttgccttttcttgtgacgaagatataccattttctttaatggtctcgcttagacccaatgactcaagatgcatttctacatcgagagtccatgtcatataattctttcccgtgatgtcgagcgcaacaaattcgagctttgttaaatttgacatggtggtactaaaaaaattacgatgcattttattagttaataaatattgcaatacaaagtaacggataaacaacaagtacaagcatttgtaaaagtaaagaaaacgcacgaggaggatattctcagataaatacaagactcgtgagtatgataacaaaaataattaaaaataactttgagaaagccatcttcttttttcttcgaaaaatttgatgaagaataatttttagagaagaagagaaagttgtagtgattgaatgtgttggtgagatcatatttatagggcaaaaactagccgttttttaccatttatgaccgttggtgtacaaaaaaataaatgtatgtatttgtataattttatggtaataatatgatgtatataatattagacatgtttaaataattatatatatcatatcataatattataatgagtgtcataatttattttctttaaaaatcttataggcttttatacttgtcgtatctcTTACCGGGAATGtgagatgtcgtcttaacatcctcccaggatttataacaagtttatgaaaaatttatttttattatttccaataataaaattatattgtatattaaataaatacacaataaataaataacagtaaaataaatattattactttttgtttaaaaacattataggcttttatacttgtcgtatctcttactgggagtgtgggatgtcgtcttaacatcctcccaggatttataacaagtttatgaaaaatttatttgtattatttctagtaataacattatattgtatattaaataaatacacaataaataaataacagtaaaataaatattattactttgttacctttttcttctgtttggagcttggaatagtatgtaggacttttagagcttcgtactgataacgtgttgtgaaaaagtaaaaatttatggtaaaaagtaaaaatctcaaactctcaaaatttaccaaactacacactttataatatttttctctctactcaattgtgattttcttcacaaatgagagatctatttatagagcttcattacacataatccaaaaaataaaatacatcattacctacatcatcacacacaaatttctaattttacaactcttattttcaatattcaaatattcaactattacttttcaatattcaaatcatttattttcaacaatttttataattttaagagTACTTTAGTCCAACAAATATGATATTAATTGGAGCCATTAGCCAAAATTTAGAATAAGATGAAAATTACGATTTTTTCattttcaataattaatttcaataaataaaatatagatataaataataattttgtaatttctaattaaattatttgataaatattaaTGATTTGACTGATTAAAAATAAGATGTGATGATATTGGATAATGTGGAcgtaaattaattattattattttttaatcgaAAATAtagttatatatttatatatattaacttttatatgaattatattttttatttaaagttaatACTTAAAtttctaattaattatataattttaatcaCAACTTTTATGATGTTTGGTATATTTAGAATATAGAGTGgctctcatgtgagaccgtctcacggatcttaatctgtgagacgtgtcaaccctatccatattcacaataaaaagtcatactcttagcataaaaagtaatacattttcatggatgatccaaataaaatatccgtctcataaatacgatccgtgagaccgtctcacacaaattttttcctAGAATATAATGATATTTACCGGAAATTCGTATTTTAGCGAAAAAAATTAGTATGACAATATAATAGATATgtatgtatttatttatttttaaaatttaggaTACTGATGGTTAAAAAGATGtaggaattatttaaattaccAAACGGTAGTACAGTTATCAACGCTCccatatatatagacacacacacatactAGTACACCGACGCAcgcaactaatttttttttataattcatttgatttatatttaaataaggatcaaaatatgattataagaaatagtgatatataaatcaaaaaattaattgaacataaaagaataaaaaaatgacCTCAGTGAGATTGCACCTATAAACTAAACACCAAGGAACAATGATTCTATCTGCTGAACTACATATAACttgctttaaaattttaaaattttattaatatatataattattaaaacagaccatgacaccaaagtgtctcaaacttaataaaatagtttATATAATATTGGACTTGCAGATGACTAAGGCCCATTTATTAGCCCATTATACAAAAAACCTATGTTAAATATAATATGATCGGTTtggttatttcggttttctgGGGATCAAAACcgtaaaccgaaccgaaaaacccaatttttttaattttgaaaccaTAACCGGCCGAAAACACCgataaaaccgaaccatttaaatcaaatttttcgGTCCGGTCGTAAAAATTGCACCGCTTTAccataaaacataaaatatcatattttcatcaaaatcatcaatttaaatcataaaatatcatttaacatgcataACGAcccttcgggacgctgccaagctTTTACGAAATTCTcaagtgtaaaatgactgttttgcccctagatgttaaatttctcgatttttactttttcttacttttaatgATATGGTCTTATCCCAAATAATAATCTCaaatctaatttttcataatttaatcagCTTAATTCGAGGcttttttatttaattctttaattaacaatTCGCGAGGCGTTTAATTCTCGAataaattcaaactttaatattttgatcccaaattttaatcaTAGACTTTTTATTACCTAAActacccttgtgagccatgaaACACCctcgtggacccatggttcaaAACTTTTTTCTTTAATTCTCGTTTTTGTCCCATGATCAAGaccaccgagccatctctcGATTCCACCTCGCCACGGTCGAGCCACCTCAAGCCagaccctagccaacccatctatgTACCATCCTTACCAACTCTGACCCTATCTCGCGCACGAGCCCTGCAACCAGGACCCAAAAGCTGCGCTTGAGCTTTCCGCCTTCACTGGGACTCTTAGCCAACTAGGACACTCCTACTCAAGCCACCACCGAGACCACCTGACCCTAGACCACGCCTAGACCCAGCCGAACCTAGCCCAAGACACTAGTCAAGAACTGCGAGCCACCTGAACGAGAAAACAGCAGCCGCACGCTTTGATGCTTCCTCACGCTGTGGTCGAGCCAACAGCGCACCAAGCCGGACCAGCCCCTGTCCCAACCCTTGAC containing:
- the LOC140807558 gene encoding 8-hydroxygeraniol oxidoreductase-like isoform X2 is translated as MLCASMCHTDFLCSKGLPVPLFPRIPGHEGVGMIESVGDKVTNLNKGDTVMPLYLGECGECLNCSSGKTNLCHKYPIGVTGLLQDGTSRISISGERIYHHFSCSTWSEYVVIEACYAYKVDPRVSLPHASFLCCGFTTGFGAAFKEITLEKGSAVAVIGLGAVGLGAAKGAQMQGAGKIIGIDINDLKEEKGKAFGITDFINPKSSGKSVSDLIKDATGGLGVDYCFECTGVPELLNEAVDGSKVGLGTTVLIGAGLKTSGELKYIPLLCGRTVKGSIYGGVRPQSDLPKIVENCINKEFNLDELITHEVSLEEINKGFEYMMHPKSVKVVIKF